The following are encoded together in the Drosophila sechellia strain sech25 chromosome 3R, ASM438219v1, whole genome shotgun sequence genome:
- the LOC6612924 gene encoding cytochrome P450 4c3, translating to MSSKVITSLMAESILLSKVGQVISGYSPITVFLLGSILIFLVVYNKRRSRLVKYIEKIPGPAAMPFLGNAIEMNVDHDELFNRVIGMQKLWGTRIGINRVWQGTAPRVLLFEPETVEPILNSQKFVNKSHDYDYLHPWLGEGLLTSTDRKWHSRRKILTPAFHFKILDDFIDVFNEQSAVLARKLAVEVGSEAFNLFPYVTLCTLDIVCETAMGRRIYAQSNSESEYVKAVYGIGSIVQSRQSKIWLQSDFIFSLTADYKLHQSYINTLHGFSNMVIRERKAELAILQENNNNNNNSEPDAYDDLGKKKRLAFLDLLIDASKEGTVLSNEDIREEVDTFMFEGHDTTSAAISWTLFLLGCHPEYQERVVEELDSIFGADKETPATMKNLLDMRYLECCIKDSLRLFPSVPMMARMVGEDVNIGGKIVPAGTQAIIMTYALHRNPRVFPKPEQFNPDNFLPENCAGRHPFAYIPFSAGPRNCIGQKFAILEEKAVISTVLRKYKIEAVDRREDLTLLGELILRPKDGLRVKITPRD from the exons ATGTCCTCGAAAGTGATAACCTCGTTAATGGCCGAGAGCATATTGCTCTCGAAAGTGGGCCAAGTGATATCCGGCTACTCCCCGATCACGGTTTTCCTCCTGGGATCCATTCTAATTTTCCTCGTGGTCTACAACAAGCGCCGCTCCCGACTGGTGAAGTACATCGAAAAGATCCCGGGACCTGCGGCTATGCCCTTCCTGGGCAACGCCATCGAAATGAATGTGGATCACGACG AGCTCTTCAATCGCGTCATCGGCATGCAAAAGTTGTGGGGCACCCGAATCGGAATCAATCGCGTTTGGCAGGGAACAGCTCCAAGAGTGCTCCTTTTCGAGCCTGAGACCGTGGAG CCCATACTGAACAGCCAGAAGTTTGTGAACAAGAGCCACGACTACGACTATCTGCATCCTTGGTTGGGAGAGGGTCTGCTCACCAGCACAGATCGCAAGTGGCACTCCCGCAGGAAG ATCCTCACACCTGCCTTCCACTTCAAAATCTTGGACGATTTCATCGACGTTTTCAATGAGCAGAGCGCAGTCTTGGCCAGAAAATTGGCGGTGGAGGTGGGCAGCGAGGCGTTCAACCTGTTCCCCTACGTCACGCTCTGCACCTTGGACATTGTTTGTG AAACCGCCATGGGTCGCAGAATTTACGCCCAGAGCAATAGTGAATCGGAGTACGTGAAGGCGGTCTATGG CATTGGATCGATTGTGCAGAGTCGGCAGTCGAAGATTTGGCTGCAGAGCGACTTCATTTTCAGCCTGACCGCGGACTACAAGCTCCACCAGAGCTACATAAACACCTTGCATGGATTTTCCAACATGGTGATCCGCGAGCGAAAGGCTGAGTTGGCCATTCTCCAGGagaacaataacaacaataataatagcgAACCCGATGCCTATGATGACCTGGGAAAGAAGAAGCGCCTGGCCTTCCTGGACCTCCTCATCGATGCCTCTAAGGAAGGAACTGTGCTTTCTAAC GAGGACATTCGAGAGGAGGTGGACACCTTTATGTTCGAGGGCCACGACACCACCTCTGCGGCCATTTCCTGGACACTATTTTTGCTGGGTTGCCATCCCGAGTACCAGGAGCGCGTGGTGGAGGAACTGGACTCGATCTTCGGCGCCGACAAGGAGACGCCGGCCACCATGAAGAACCTTCTGGATATGCGATACCTGGAGTGCTGCATCAAGGACTCGCTGCGCCTGTTTCCCAGTGTCCCAATGATGGCTAGGATGGTGGGCGAGGATGTGAACATTG GTGGAAAAATCGTGCCCGCCGGAACTCAGGCCATCATTATGACCTACGCCCTGCACCGCAATCCGCGTGTCTTCCCCAAACCGGAGCAGTTCAATCCGGACAACTTCCTGCCGGAAAACTGCGCCGGACGCCATCCCTTCGCCTACATACCCTTCAGCGCCGGACCGCGAAACTGCATTGGCCAGAAGTTTGCCATTCTGGAGGAGAAGGCCGTGATTTCCACGGTTTTGAGGAAGTACAAAATCGAGGCTGTGGATCGCCGGGAGGATCTCACGCTGCTGGGCGAGCTCATTCTGCGGCCCAAGGACGGCTTACGGGTTAAGATTACTCCAAGGGATTAA
- the LOC6612921 gene encoding uncharacterized protein LOC6612921, with amino-acid sequence MFENSLLIIKPDYLHKRRPVLLKLLAEGFQIQGNRRIAFSPETAAEFYADYADEKGFMLEVILLSKGVSEAFIVTKENAVQELLNIMICYFGSASDLERNIHVTKNSYSVAREINFIFPNYIHEPHQMFDHNNFCNRPMLKPLLEEIYDIMQNTDCSQDNWKVRLSDYLVRSNPKMPEISNQCQQRPDVAIQDKSQQTTMTYAPKPSARAVQPRDKKTQSSSAPLSTTSPHSSMLLSSSSCVTCGGFERSQPCISELDLNKRVEPHDEEPVCVDDEILWKEVIVYEEIQPEAEEQESKEDLHDLEEEGEGESGGSDAESDRSVHEAPPPPAQDEESEEGDAAAGEPGETAHAPEVAYPAEEATPAPEVPPVAEEHPNAPEAPAEEAPPAE; translated from the exons ATGTTTGAGAACTCCCTGCTTATCATTAAGCCGGACTATCTGCACAAGCGGCGTCCGGTGCTCTTGAAGTTGCTGGCCGAGGGCTTCCAGATTCAGGGTAATCGACGGATTGCCTTTTCGCCAGAAACTGCCGCCGAGTTCTACGCCGATTATGCCGATGAAAAGGGTTTTATGCTGGAGGTCATTCTGCTTTCGAAGGGTGTTTCCGAGGCGTTCATAGTTACCAAGGAAAACGCGGTGCAGGAGCTGCTCAACATTATGATTTGTTATTT TGGTTCGGCATCGGATCTGGAACGCAATATACATGTCACCAAGAACAGTTACAGTGTGGCCCGTGAgataaactttatttttccCAACT ATATTCATGAGCCCCATCAAATGTTTGACCACAACAACTTCTGCAACAGGCCTATGCTGAAGCCGCTGCTCGAGGAGATCTACGACATAATGCAGAACACCGACTGCAGCCAGGATAACTGGAAGGTGCGCTTGTCCGATTACCTGGTGCGCAGCAATCCAAAGATGCCGGAAATTAGCAACCAGTGCCAGCAGCGACCGGATGTTGCAATCCAGGACAAATCGCAGCAGACCACCATGACCTATGCTCCGAAGCCAAGTGCGAGGGCAGTGCAGCCGCGAGACAAGAAAACGCAGAGCAGCAGTGCACCCTTGTCCACCACATCGCCGCATTCCTCAATGCTGCTCTCATCGTCTTCCTGTGTCACCTGTGGAGGCTTCGAAAGATCTCAGCCCTGTATTTCGGAACTGGACCTCAATAAGCGCGTGGAACCTCATGACGAGGAGCCAGTTTGTGTGGACGATGAGATTTTGTGGAAGGAAGTTATTGTCTACGAGGAAATCCAACCGGAGGCAGAGGAGCAGGAGTCCAAGGAGGACCTGCACGACCTGGAGGAGGAAGGCGAAGGCGAGTCCGGGGGCTCAGATGCGGAGTCAGACCGAAGTGTTCATGAAGCTCCACCGCCACCAGCTCAAGATGAGGAGTCCGAGGAGGGTGACGCTGCTGCTGGGGAGCCAGGCGAAACTGCTCACGCTCCGGAAGTGGCTTATCCTGCCGAAGAGGCTACTCCTGCGCCTGAAGTCCCTCCAGTGGCTGAAGAACATCCTAACGCTCCAGAAGCTCCCGCAGAGGAAGCTCCACCAGCGGAATAA
- the LOC6612926 gene encoding uncharacterized protein LOC6612926, whose product MSVKYKLLIIVIFHSVNMSTSDFEFTNIKCTSLDKEFDDFEYCHLKSVNRTFKYISLKVRMYKIPVTRVKVNFALLKKFNGYKPFLYNITTDACRVLKYPKSNPVFGFFHSLFAHHSNMNHSCPFNHDLILDKLPADFVNTKFTKILPFPVGDYLFDSKWIVNDINRADVQVYGTLS is encoded by the exons ATGTCCGTGAAATACAAGCTGTTAATCATTGTAATATTTCACTCTGTGAATATG AGCACTTCTGACTTCGAGTTCACGAATATCAAATGCACTTCTTTGGACAAAGAATTTGACGACTTTGAGTACTGCCATCTGAAGTCTGTGAACCGTACCTTCAAATACATATCACTTAAAGTAAGAATGTATAAGATTCCCGTTACCAGAGTAAAG GTGAACTTTGCTCTCCTCAAAAAGTTTAATGGATACAAGCCGTTTCTATACAACATCACCACGGATGCCTGCAGAGTTCTGAAATATCCGAAGTCCAATCcggtttttggattttttcacAGTCTTTTTGCGCATCACTCCAACATGAATCATTCATGTCCCTTTAAT caCGATCTTATTTTGGACAAGCTGCCTGCCGATTTTGTAAATacgaaatttacaaaaattttgCCTTTTCCCGTGGGAGATTATCTTTTCGATTCCAAATGGATAGTTAATGATATAAATAGAGCGGACGTTCAAGTTTATGGCACTCTATCCTGA
- the LOC6612925 gene encoding uncharacterized protein LOC6612925, whose protein sequence is MCKLIGLMSNIIMLLALITEIASMVEFTNVKCTSWDNAFDNFEYCHLKSVNRSFKYLSLKVNLHKLPKLRFVNFSLLKRYNGYKPFLYNITVDACKALRHPKSNPIFNFFHGLFKKHSNMNHTCPFNHDLIVEKLPTNFMNQQVSGDLKFPHGDYLFHSDWYAYGINRATVDFFYSLS, encoded by the exons ATGTGCAAACTCATAGGGCTGATGAGCAACATAATTATGCTCCTTGCTCTGATCACAGAA ATAGCCTCAATGGTGGAATTCACGAATGTCAAGTGCACCTCCTGGGATAACGCGTTCGATAATTTTGAGTATTGCCATCTGAAGTCGGTTAACCGGAGCTTTAAGTACTTGTCGCTCAAAGTAAACCTACACAAGCTTCCAAAGTTAAGGTTT GTAAACTTTTCTCTGCTCAAGCGTTACAATGGCTACAAACCATTTCTGTACAACATCACTGTCGATGCTTGTAAAGCCCTGAGACACCCGAAGTCCAATCCgatatttaatttctttcatgGGCTGTTTAAAAAACATTCCAACATGAACCACACCTGTCCATTCAAT cATGATCTAATCGTTGAGAAACTGCCTACAAACTTTATGAATCAACAAGTGAGCGGGGACCTCAAGTTTCCCCACGGGGATTACCTCTTCCACTCCGACTGGTATGCATACGGAATTAATCGCGCAACCGTAGATTTCTTTTACTCACTTTCATGA
- the LOC6612922 gene encoding prosaposin — MERAGLLAVLALCCAFGAFAAGTPLLGSSKCTWGPSYWCGNFSNSKECRATRHCIQTVWETQKVPVDTDSICKICKDMVTQARDQLKSNETEEELKEVFEGSCKLIPIKPIQKECIKVADDFLPELVEALASQMNPDQVCSVAGLCNSARIDEMFKNGIQAGLDGTVQDEDDSSEETELAMQPNQLSCGNCNLLSRLMHSKFAATDRDDMVETMLHMCGSLSSFSDACANIVLTYFNDIYDHVSKHLTTDAVCHVSGVCASKYHQHEEEKQPQEALVALDAGDDIPCELCEQLVKHLRDVLVANTTETEFKQVMEAFCKQSKGFKDECLSIVDQYYHVIYETLVNKLDANGACCMIGICQKNSASSMKDIPIMPLLPVIEPAQVKITIEKLEKHDKKQLGASEPKFSQKEILDMQLPIDHLMGAANPGALVEGGELCTLCEYMLHFIQETLATPSTDDEIKHTVENICAKLPSGVAGQCRNFVEMYGDAVIALLVQGLNPRDVCPLMQMCPKNLPKKDDVEVFIQPASDEQDHPTCPLCLFAVEQAQMKIRDNKSKDNIKKVLNGLCSHLPNEIKEECVDFVNTYSNELIDMLITDFKPQEICVQLKLCPKTTNALSDLGISLEDDVDGEDKSSSEEISFNDIESLEELPPQLAFDSGFTAAPNCLICEELVKTLEKRMGKHPTRDSIKHILEESCDRMRKPVNAKCHKVIDKYGDKIADLLLKEMDPKLICTELGMCILADLYDLEVDEALKYDVIALPHQDNKLSSIKEPPTCVLCEFIMTKLDADLKNKTEQDDIKRAIEAVCNRLPATVRKQCDAFVDGYASAVLKLLSDVPPKQVCQKLQLCFSVAVTDEVVECGVCHGVTQALLPFLREKKEDESEVTALQMTSVGCENLPAKYYKICSEMISIYGNSIKNLAKRPYIDQSHICAEIGKCFDSEKSSLAFARISA, encoded by the exons ATGGAGAGAGCAGGCCTCTTGGCCGTTTTGGCACTGTGCTGCGCCTTCG GCGCCTTCGCCGCTGGCACGCCCCTTTTGGGCTCCAGCAAGTGCACCTGGGGACCCTCCTACTGGTGCGGAAATTTCAG CAACTCCAAGGAATGTCGTGCCACCCGCCATTGCATCCAAACCGTTTGGGAAACCCAAAAGGTGCCGGTGGACACGGACTCCATCTGCAAGATCTGCAAGGACATGGTTACTCAGGCCCGCGACCAGCTGAAGAGCAACGAGACAGAGGAGGAGCTGAAGGAGGTCTTCGAGGGCTCCTGCAAGCTGATTCCGATCAAGCCGATCCAGAAGGAGTGCATCAAGGTGGCAGATGACTTCCTGCCCGAGTTGGTCGAGGCCCTGGCCTCGCAGATGAATCCTGAT CAAGTTTGCTCTGTGGCCGGACTTTGCAACAGTGCTCGCATCGACGAAATGTTCAAGAATGGCATTCAGGCTGGTCTTGATGGAACCGTCCAGGATGAAGATGACAGCTCCGAGGAGACCGAGTTGGCCATGCAACCCAACCAACTTTCCTGCGGCAACTGCAACCTGCTTTCCCGTCTGATGCACTCGAAATTCGCGGCTACCGATCGCGATGACATGGTGGAAACGATGCTTCATATGTGCGGATCGCTATCCAGTTTCTCAGACGCCTGTGCCAACATTGTGCTCACCTATTTTAATGATATCTACGACCATGTGAGCAAGCACTTGACCACGGATGCCGTGTGCCATGTGTCCGGAGTGTGTGCCTCCAAATATCACCAGCATGAAGAGGAAAAGCAACCACAAGAAGCCCTGGTTGCCTTGGATGCCGGCGATGATATTCCCTGCGAACTATGCGAGCAACTGGTCAAGCACCTGCGCGACGTGTTGGTGGCCAACACCACTGAAACGGAGTTCAAGCAAGTTATGGAAGCATTCTGCAAGCAATCAAAGGGATTCAAGGACGAGTGCCTTAGCATTGTCGACCAATACTATCATGTGATCTACGAGACTCTGGTTAACAAGTTAGATGCCAATGGAGCCTGCTGCATGATTGGCATTTGCCAGAAGAACTCCGCCTCCTCAATGAAGGATATCCCAATCATGCCGCTGCTGCCTGTTATTGAGCCGGCTCAGGTGAAGATCACCATCGAGAAGTTGGAGAAGCACGATAAGAAGCAACTGGGAGCCAGTGAGCCGAAGTTCAGCCAGAAAGAGATCCTGGACATGCAGTTGCCCATTGATCACCTAATGGGTGCAGCGAATCCCGGAGCTTTGGTCGAGGGTGGAGAGCTGTGCACGCTCTGTGAGTACATGCTGCACTTCATTCAGGAGACTCTGGCTACCCCCTCCACGGATGACGAGATCAAGCACACCGTGGAGAACATTTGCGCCAAACTGCCCTCGGGAGTTGCCGGTCAATGCCGCAACTTCGTGGAGATGTATGGCGATGCTGTGATAGCTCTGCTCGTCCAAGGACTGAATCCCCGTGACGTGTGCCCCCTCATGCAGATGTGCCCGAAGAATCTGCCCAAGAAGGACGATGTCGAAGTGTTcatccagccagccagcgATGAGCAGGATCACCCAACTTGCCCTCTGTGCCTCTTTGCCGTTGAGCAGGCCCAGATGAAGATCCGCGACAACAAGTCCAAGGATAACATCAAAAAGGTTCTGAATGGCCTTTGCAGCCATCTGCCCAACGAGATAAAAGAAGAATGCGTAGACTTCGTGAACACCTATTCCAATGAGCTGATCGACATGCTGATCACAGATTTTAAGCCGCAGGAGATCTGCGTGCAACTGAAGCTCTGCCCAAAGACTACAAACGCTCTCAGCGACTTGGGCATTTCGCTGGAGGACGATGTCGATGGTGAGGACAAGTCCAGCAGTGAGGAAATCAGCTTCAATGACATTGAGTCCCTGGAGGAGCTGCCCCCTCAGCTGGCCTTCGACTCAGGATTCACCGCTGCTCCCAACTGCCTGATCTGCGAGGAGTTGGTTAAGACCTTGGAGAAGCGTATGGGCAAGCACCCCACTAGGGACAGCATCAAGCATATCCTGGAGGAGTCTTGCGACCGGATGAGGAAGCCAGTGAACGCTAAATGTCACAAGGTTATCGACAAGTACGGCGATAAGATCGCCGATCTGCTGTTAAAGGAAATGGATCCCAAGCTTATCTGCACGGAGTTGGGAATGTGCATTCTGGCTGATCTGTATGATC TCGAAGTTGATGAGGCTTTGAAGTACGACGTGATTGCTCTGCCGCACCAGGACAACAAGCTGTCTAGCATCAAGGAGCCGCCCACCTGCGTCCTTTGCGAGTTCATCATGACCAAGCTGGATGCCGATCTGAAGAACAAGACCGAACAGGACGACATTAAGCGAGCGATTGAAGCCGTATGCAATCGCCTCCCAGCCACGGTGCGCAAACAGTGCGACGCTTTCGTCGATGGATATGCCTCCGCGGTCCTGAAATTGCTGAGCGATGTGCCGCCCAAGCAGGTGTGCCAGAAACTGCAGCTCTGCTTCAGCGTGGCCGTCACCGATGAGGTTGTGGAGTGCGGTGTGTGCCATGGAGTCACCCAGGCTCTGTTGCCCTTCCTGCGCGAGAAGAAAGAAGACGAATCCGAAGTGACAGCCCTTCAGATGACATCGGTGGGATGCGAGAACTTGCCAGCCAAGTACTACAAGATT TGCTCTGAGATGATTTCCATCTATGGCAATAGCATTAAGAACTTGGCCAAGCGACCTTATATTGATCAGTCGCACATTTGCGCCGAGATTGGCAAGTGTTTCGATAGCGAGAAGTCTTCGCTGGCCTTTGCTAGAATTTCAG CCTAA